One window of Catonella massiliensis genomic DNA carries:
- a CDS encoding CehA/McbA family metallohydrolase, with protein sequence MYKRLELHNHTTESDSSLSCKELLEIMEADRVDAFAITDHNTISGHSIIKKLLDNGDYKTKCIYGMEYTTYYGHILCLNLPVYVPWDSIDFFKPELLFNAARAKGALVGIAHPFSFGAPFAKGCRFEMKVKDFSAVDFIEVFNNPEPLHEVNEKGLIWWEELILDGKRLAATCGMDLHGHWDMGNQYATFIEGEEAGDVEAELSHAIKDGKTWVSKGTLLICEYSKEENYIKLRLFDAKKPGFIYSEDGRYIISLRGKNGLITKEISENEEVILSLDDLQGEDIIIPKLYIKDTDIENLVCVSPVVRL encoded by the coding sequence ATGTATAAGAGGCTTGAACTTCACAATCATACTACAGAATCCGACAGCTCTCTTAGCTGTAAGGAATTGCTTGAAATCATGGAGGCTGACAGGGTGGATGCCTTTGCAATCACTGACCACAACACCATATCGGGACATTCTATTATTAAAAAACTCTTAGATAATGGGGATTATAAGACAAAATGTATCTATGGAATGGAATATACGACTTATTACGGACATATTCTCTGCCTGAACCTCCCTGTCTATGTGCCTTGGGACTCAATCGACTTTTTTAAGCCTGAGCTTTTGTTTAATGCTGCCAGAGCTAAGGGAGCCTTAGTTGGGATTGCCCATCCGTTCTCGTTTGGTGCACCTTTTGCAAAGGGATGCAGGTTTGAAATGAAGGTGAAGGACTTTTCTGCTGTTGATTTTATTGAGGTATTTAACAACCCTGAACCCTTACACGAAGTAAATGAAAAGGGACTCATCTGGTGGGAGGAGCTAATCTTAGATGGCAAGAGGCTTGCAGCGACCTGTGGCATGGACTTGCACGGTCACTGGGACATGGGGAACCAGTATGCTACCTTCATAGAGGGAGAAGAAGCGGGAGATGTTGAAGCAGAGCTATCTCACGCTATAAAGGATGGTAAGACTTGGGTGTCCAAGGGAACGCTTCTTATATGCGAGTATTCCAAGGAAGAAAACTACATTAAATTAAGACTTTTTGATGCTAAAAAGCCCGGCTTTATTTATTCCGAAGACGGCAGATATATAATTAGTTTAAGAGGCAAGAATGGGCTTATTACAAAGGAAATATCTGAGAATGAAGAAGTAATTCTTTCCCTTGATGACCTACAGGGTGAAGATATAATCATACCTAAGTTATATATTAAAGATACTGACATAGAGAACTTGGTTTGCGTCTCGCCAGTGGTAAGGCTTTAA